The Phalacrocorax carbo chromosome 2, bPhaCar2.1, whole genome shotgun sequence region gtaactgctgagtgatctccctgtccttatcttgatcTACAAACCCTTGCTTGGATCTCCTCCCCGCTGTCCTTTGAAGGAGGGACAGTGATacagcagcttggtgggcacctggcagccagccaaggtcaacccaccacagtcctTTGTGGCACCCAACATGGGGAATAAGGAatttgagataagaacagtaaccttgaatattgtgttcattgtgttcagttttgggccccttaGTACAAGAGGGACGTGGAGTTGCTGGAGcacatccagaggagggcaacaaagctggtgaagggtctggagaacaggtcttataagaagcagctgagggaactggggttgtttagcctggaggaggctgaggggagaccttatcgctctctacaactacctgataggttgtagcgaggcaggtGTTGGTCCattctcccaagttactagcaacagaatgagaggaaatggcctcaagctgcaacAGGGGATGCATTAGATGCATCTAGATTAACGCATCTAGTTGcattagattagatattaggaaaaatttcttcactgaaagagtggtcagacataggaacaggcttcccagagaggtggtggagttaccatccctggaggtatttaaaagacatatagacgtggcacttcagggcatggtttaggagacatggtattgttgggttgatggttggacttgatgatcctagaggtcttttccaaccttaatgattctgtgtttctaacTGGGACAGGTAACGGGCAAAACACGGACTGAACATTGCTAGAGAGCAGCAACCATAATAGTGGCAGGGAATTTTTGTTGTGGTAATTGTGGTAAAAGGATGAGGGATGTAATTGTCTGCTTTTGTCAGTGTTATGATGATATTTTGATTTTGGTGTGTGGAATTCTTTTGTTGATGTTAAGTGAAGTTTGTGAAGATTGTAGATGAACGTGTATTTTAATGATAATTCTTAAATACACGATTCACCGAGGTGAGGGGCAGAATGTATTAGGTTTATGTAGCAAGGTTTGGTAGTGGGGTGGTTGCAGagatggcttctgtgagaagatgccagaagctgtCCCCATGTTGGACAAAGCCAGTTCCAGCTGGGTCTGAAACAAACCCAccgctggccaaagctgagccaatcagcGACATTGGTAGCatctctgtgataacatatttaagaaagggtaaaaactgCTGCACAAGAGCAGCTGTAGGacaggagtgagaatatgtgagagaaacagcgCAGAAGtcaccaaggtcagtgaaggagggggaggaggtgctccaggtgctaGAGcacagattcccctgcagcccgtggtgaagaccatggtgaggcaggttGTCCCCCTGTGGCCCATGGAGCTCCATGGTGGAGTAAGAGGTGACCTAGGGAAAGAAGTACCCGGAGGGATGGGTATGAGCTGATCCTCTTTTTCATGAGTTAGCAGGCTGAGTCTGTTAATGAAATGTAAGATGACAGTCCCCCCCCAGAGGAGAGATCTGTGTAATGAAAGAGGAGCttgcaggagggaggagggagtcCCTAACgaagagctttttttcttaaggggCTGTCATGTGCAAAGTGAGCAAAGAAGCCTAAGTGGTTTGTGCACGTGGCTATTGCTGCGCCTaggattttctttctagtaACAGCCGAACGTAGCTGCAGTATGATGCGTCTGTACGTGCCGCCTCTCATTTGGCCAGGGCATGGGAAGCTAGGGGGCAAGATTCTCAGAAAAGCAGCTCCTCGAATCCGCTGCGtgctcctcccagcctcctcctgcttcACCGATAAGAAATGCCTGGCTCTGCGGGTGCAGTGAAGACGCACAGCCGAGTGCTGACGCGGGCCGAAAACAGAAGTGCCTTATTTCGTCACCTGGCTCCTTCCATGCTCTGGAAACCCAGCGCTCCTCTGCTCTGGGCCCAGGATGCGGAAGACCAAGTGGAAACAACAGTGGTAAGAAAGCGCCCGAGTTTATGCTCAGGCTTTTGAACGCCACAGCCCCCACAGCAAGGCGGTTGCGGGGAGGGAGCTGAGGGAAGACGTGAAACCTACCAGGACTGGCGCCCGCTGataggttgtttgcatccttCCAGGGCATTCCCCACCAGGATTGCAAAGATTATTCCCTTCAGcgcattcttgcctgaggccccttacaacaCTGTGACAAAAGCGCGATCCCGAGGGCGAAGCGGCTGGCGGCGGCTAGCTGCGGCTGGCCACTGCTCGCCCCCAGGCCCGAGCCCGCCGCTGCCAGCGACGCCGCAGCCCGGGGCACCCGCAGCGACGggtggcagggggtgggggagtggggcGCATGCGCCCTGCAGAGCGGTGCTCACACCCCCGCCCCGGATTGGCTCGGGGTTGGCTGCTCGGATTGGCCGGCGGGGCGGAGCGCCGCGCGCGTCACTGTCGCCCGCCGCGCTGACTGGCTGCGGGGCCGTGCGGGGATGCCGGGGCGAGAGGCAGAGGTAGTGACGCGCGGCGGGTTGGGTCCGGTCCGTTATGGTCCGTTGGTTACCGGCCGTTTTCCGGTGGGCCTCCTCGTTCGCTCTGCTGAGGAGAGCCCGGCTGCAGCGCtcgggcgggaggcggcggggggctcgctgcaccccttcccctcctccatcGTGTCCCGCGGCCGCCGGAGCGGCCTGAGGGACGGGCGGGACGCACGGGCCCTGCCCCCCTGAGGCGGCCGAGGGGCCCggtggggcggtggggggcggCCGCTGCCCCACTGCAGCGGCGCGGCCGGGGGGCCCTAGCGGGTTTTTCAGAGGGGTCTGAAAGCGGGCGGTGGAAGGCAGCCGTGTGCAGTACGCAGTGCGCATTCGCGGCTTTTGAGCGTGTACCTCCAGAAACCACCGTGCTGCAGAAATCTTCTCTGAGGTGATTCTGGTCTGAAGGGTGTAGAAACTCGTTCTTCATTAGCAAAACAccattatgtattttaatttaaaaaaaaaaaaccttcaccTTCCTGTGTGGTTTGTGCCTCCTGCCATATCACACGAGAAGTGCTGAGAGGTGGCAGCCGGTGTGGATAGCAAAACCAGGCCTTAGCTGAGCAGCCCGTGCTGTGCGTTGGGTACATTTGAACCGGGTTGGGGTGGTGGGCAGTGTTAAGGGAGAGCTCCGCTGGTGTCCGTGGCAGTGGGAGACCTTGGTGTGCAATGGGGAGGAAGGATTGGAGGTGCTGCCAGTACGGTGCCAAGCAGAGGtggatggggctggggtggtgggaagggGGCACCTGTTTCTTTTAACATGGCAAATGGTTACCAAATGGCTGCTAATACGTTTGACAGTCAGAAAACTCTTTCCACTGAATTGCAAGGAGGTTCTGGAACAACCTCCCAGGAAGGGCAGAGGGtccaaaaaccacaaataaaattTGATCAGGCTCTGTAAAGGTCTGAAAAAGTTTCCTGTGCCCTGAGCAGCAGTCCTTAGCTAGTCTTCCTTTCCTATAACAAGTGACATATCAGCTGCTATATTTCCTCTTGTGCCATTCTTAATTAATTGGCATTTAAAGTCATCTTCCTTTTCCAGATGCATCCAGTCCTAAAGGCCTTCGTGTGTGGCTCCATCAGTGGGACTTGCTCCACACTCCTCTTCCaaccccttgacctgctgaaAACCCGCCTGCAAACTCTGCAGCCTGCTGTGAATGGGTGGGAGAGTGGGGACATGTATGcatggggggtgtgggggtgctcCAACATAAGCTGCTGCCTGATTTGTTGGCTGGGGCTTGGAGTTAAGGGTTGTAATTCATATACTGAGAGTCTTCCTGAAATAGAAGGTATGTTTTTGTAGCATGGAGAAAGATTGATATTTTGGTCCAGAAGAGGGAAAATGGCCGCTCTTGTGAGCGCTACTTTAATAACATGTAACCAGAGAATTTGTATGCATCTGAGAGACTGGTGTTTGCTGGAATGGCCAACATGCAGTTTCACAGGGTGCCCTCTGCCTGAAAAATCATATGTGGTTGCCGCATTACCTGTCCTCGTGAGCGGCTGCTCCGATTTGCCTGGTGTAGTCAACTATGACTACATCTGCTGCAAACAAAGGGAGTGGGCAACTAAAGGCGCCCATGAGAGAGGCCTCTAACATGTGTTACAAGTGGTGGGAAAGCAGAAGGTGACAGAGAAGCCCTGGAATGAGTGACTGAGGAAAGCAGACTGAGTCTAGAAGGAGTGCCTTCAAGGTGCTGGGGTAATGCACAGAGGTACGAGTGAAATGGGGTGGCTGCAGAGTACATCTGCCAGAGAGCATTAGCAGATCAACTCTGCAGTTCCTGTCTTGTCTTTGTTTCAGGTCCAGTCGTGCTGGGATGGTAACGCTGCTCTTCAGGGTTGTTCGTACTGAGAGTCTTCTGGGGCTCTGGAAAGGTGTCTCTCCAGTAAGTGGCTGTTTTAACCCTGACTtgtaaaactaaataaataaataatcctaCTGTTTATTACTAACTATGGACTGGATTTGAATAGCCAGCTCTTGTACAATTATGAATGAAACCATGTGATTTATATGATTATATCCTACTTTAAGGAGTTAATGTTGTGAGTTACATTGATTAGGTCATAGCAGTCACTGTGGATTTGCAGTCCTAAGCAGGTGAACACTTCGAATACCATTGCAAATGTGCGGTGGCAACTGCACCAACCTAATTTTGTTCTGGAATATCATGTTCCTAGaaaactgcagcagaggaaTGCATTAAATCCTGGCATCATTTGAATCAATTGGCACTCAatgctgtaaattatttttaccatgTCGTCTTTCCTCAGCATATTATCTGAGGAAAAATCActaaagtaattttgttttggtttggttcaGTGCAAACCTTCCTGTCAGTTTAACAGTCTCTGAAATGTTCTGTAGTACATTTTGTCTTatgtgtgctttttctttcttcatctgcttctgtttcttctgaagtCCTTTGCAAGATGCATTCCTGGGGTTGGGATTTACTTCAGCACTTTGTACATGATGAAGCAAAAGTTTCTGGTAGACCGTTCACCCACAGCCCtggagtctgtctttctgggtGCCACCGCACGTGCAGTATCTGGGATTTGTATGTTGCCAGTGACTGTAGTGAAGACCCGATATGAGGTGAGTGTGACTTTCTAATTAGTTCCCTGTTAATGATGTCGCATCCGTTCCTCATGATGGAGAAGAAATTCTTCCATCTTGAGAAGGTTGCTGCCACTTGATTGCAGTCAGGGATGTAGTCCTGATTTCAtcctgtgtcatggttttggctgggatagagttaattttcttcactgtatctggtatagtgctgtgttttggatttagtatgagaataatgttgataacacactgatgttttagttgttgctgagcagtgcttacactagtcaaggacttttccagcttcccacgctctgccaggtgcacgagaagccaggaggggaggggccacagccaaggcagctgatccaaactggccgaagggatattccgtatcatATAATGTtgtgctcagtatataaactgggggggaactgctgcctggggaagcagcagtcgtggctcggggactggcggcATCAgctggtgggtggtgagtggttgcatcacttgttgtttggttCCCCGTCCTGGCTTTTGCCTTGCtctctctcttattttccttttcattaaattgttgttattactattaccgttttattttaattattaaactgttcttatctcaacccacaagttctctttcttttgctcttccaattctttcTCCCATCCCACCGAggtgggggaagtgagcgagcggctgtgtggtgcttgatTGCTGACTGGGCCTAAACCGTGACATCCTGGTTCACACTTTGTGCAGGAAAAGCTGTGCACTGATTTTTAGGCAAGACGTGTAAGATGAAACTGAATTCAACCTGAGATTTCTAGGGTTCAGTTGTACACAATGTGTAGTTCtagcttctttcttattttaccTCAAAGGATTGTTTTAAAGGTGCAGGTAGGTAAAACACAGTTTTTGCCTTGGGCTGTCCTCTGTGCTGTCATCTCAAGCATCACACGGAGCGCATACTAACACTTGTTTGGACGGGGTAGCCCTGGGGTGTGTGTAGGGCTCCTTGGCCTGTGGCTGGCATGTGGATGACTGACCGCTCTCTACCCTTGCAGAGTGGAAGATTTGGCTATGGGAGTGTATATGGAGCTCTGAAGAATATCTATCAGACAGAAGGGGCTCGTGGCATGTTCAGCGGGCTCACTGCAACGCTGCTGCGGGATGCGCCCTTCTCTGGCATCTACCTGATGTTCTACACGCAGACCAAAAACTTCACACCTCAGGGTAAGGCTGAACATTGGAGGCTGTAATGGGAAAtgggaaatgtttcttttcccgCATCTTGCCCTGCAATTGACTGCCTGTGTGCTCTGCTTATTGCGCTCTACCTCAGTAGTTAAATCAGTCTCTTGTAGGGCTTTAGGACATTCACATTTTCCTATGGAGAACTGTAGACCTATAGCTCAGGCCAGTGTAGAAACAGAAATTGGCCCTAAATTGATTGATTGTCTTTATGAAGACTGATGCATAAGGTGAGTTAGTGAACAGTTGAAAGAGAGGATGTGTTCAGCCATCCTTTCTGCTCTGGTTGTCCTTTATACTGATCAGTTTCCAGTAGCCTGGGGTTTCTCTGATGTTAGAATTGGCTCGGGCAACACTTGAACAATCTTTCCTTCTTTGGGTTCCTGTCAAATTCGGTTCCCTACAAGTGAGGCATTTTAATAGTGCTAATTTTTGACTTGTAGCCacttttcctcttgaaaggTTTCTCTACCCTGCGTGGATTTTAACTTCTCTTAGACCCTGATGTTGATGTAATCATTCAGTAGCTTTTCACTTTGTCACACAGCATGAGTATTCCTGGTCTGTTTCATGTCTGAGTGCATTCCCTTTGCTGTGTTGCAGACCAGCTGGATCCAGTGCTCATGCCCTTGCTCAATTTTGGCTGTGGGATCTTTGCGGGAATCTTGGCCTCACTGGCAACACAGCCTGCTGATGTCATCAAAACACACATGCAGCTGTCCCCGCAAAAGTACCGCCGGACAAGCCAGGCCATTGCCTTCATCTACAAGGTGAGGTGTTACACCTTTTAATACGCACAAGTGCAGCCTCACTTCTGATCTCCCCGCCTGAAGCACGGCTATGATAAGAAAGTTGTTGTCTGCTAAAGGAGAAGAACAAATGTGACTGCTGATGTGCTGTCGCAGTCAGGCTAATCAGTGTCAGCATTTTCAGAACCTGAGGTGGGTCACGCTGTGGGAGGTTGAGGCTGAATCTCTTGTCACTCGTTTATGTGCAGACTTGTTCAGTAATAACTGGAAAGTTCTCTGGTTGATGGTCCAAAAGCAGTCAGAGGCTTCAGTACATTCCGTGCTTTTCCTAGTAATTAGAGAGGCTGTTGTCACTACTCAGATGTGTTTCTTGCTCCTCTTGAATGGATTGCGAGGTAGTGAGCTTGCTCCATGGTTATTTTCATCATTCCTCAGtcctgtatttgttttcacaaaatTACAGATGACAGGAATTGGAGAGCAAGCTCAGAGTACTGGCGTGCAAAGCTGGGCATATTCCAGCAAGCGTCTCTCTACGCAGGCCTGCTTCATGTTTCAGGCTGGTGAAtgatttcatttcagttctgtCTGTAACATATTGATTCTTACACTGGTAGTGATGGAAAGTGCTTTGCTTACTTCATCTTAACTTCACTTCAGCTTAACTTAGTATGTAGGCTTGGAGGAGCTGTAgttagagctgctgctgcctgtggttTATTGGTGTAGGCACATCTGTGATTGCCACACTGGGGCAAAGGGTTTCTTTAGTATGTAGCGTGAAATGCCAGTTTCAGATATAAGCCAGCTACAGAACAGCTCCTTGCCCTTAGGACATTAAAAGAGAAGTAAACGCCCAGATCTGTATCCCAGGAATGGGATGGAGATGTACTCAAAGCCCGcct contains the following coding sequences:
- the SLC25A38 gene encoding mitochondrial glycine transporter isoform X1, producing the protein MPGSAGAVKTHSRVLTRAENRSALFRHLAPSMLWKPSAPLLWAQDAEDQVETTVMHPVLKAFVCGSISGTCSTLLFQPLDLLKTRLQTLQPAVNGSSRAGMVTLLFRVVRTESLLGLWKGVSPSFARCIPGVGIYFSTLYMMKQKFLVDRSPTALESVFLGATARAVSGICMLPVTVVKTRYESGRFGYGSVYGALKNIYQTEGARGMFSGLTATLLRDAPFSGIYLMFYTQTKNFTPQDQLDPVLMPLLNFGCGIFAGILASLATQPADVIKTHMQLSPQKYRRTSQAIAFIYKDFGLVGFFRGGVPRALRRTLMAAMAWTVYEQMMEKMGLKS
- the SLC25A38 gene encoding mitochondrial glycine transporter isoform X2 produces the protein MPGREAEMHPVLKAFVCGSISGTCSTLLFQPLDLLKTRLQTLQPAVNGSSRAGMVTLLFRVVRTESLLGLWKGVSPSFARCIPGVGIYFSTLYMMKQKFLVDRSPTALESVFLGATARAVSGICMLPVTVVKTRYESGRFGYGSVYGALKNIYQTEGARGMFSGLTATLLRDAPFSGIYLMFYTQTKNFTPQDQLDPVLMPLLNFGCGIFAGILASLATQPADVIKTHMQLSPQKYRRTSQAIAFIYKDFGLVGFFRGGVPRALRRTLMAAMAWTVYEQMMEKMGLKS
- the SLC25A38 gene encoding mitochondrial glycine transporter isoform X3 — translated: MHPVLKAFVCGSISGTCSTLLFQPLDLLKTRLQTLQPAVNGSSRAGMVTLLFRVVRTESLLGLWKGVSPSFARCIPGVGIYFSTLYMMKQKFLVDRSPTALESVFLGATARAVSGICMLPVTVVKTRYESGRFGYGSVYGALKNIYQTEGARGMFSGLTATLLRDAPFSGIYLMFYTQTKNFTPQDQLDPVLMPLLNFGCGIFAGILASLATQPADVIKTHMQLSPQKYRRTSQAIAFIYKDFGLVGFFRGGVPRALRRTLMAAMAWTVYEQMMEKMGLKS